A section of the Pseudomonas tritici genome encodes:
- a CDS encoding acetyltransferase produces the protein MSDFAQLKYVDTLPRSNKARRLLWGVVYQLLFRPTPRWMLHGWRSWLLRRFGAKVGVGCRIAPTCSIWAPWNLEIGDYTAIADGVDVYAMARITLGSKVAISQRSFLCTGTHDTRSLLRPLVTREILIKDHVWVAAESFIHPGCVLEEGCVVGARSVVIANLPAWMICVGAPCRPLKPRDITL, from the coding sequence ATGAGCGATTTTGCCCAACTCAAGTATGTCGACACCTTGCCCCGTAGCAACAAGGCCCGGCGCCTGTTGTGGGGCGTCGTCTATCAACTGCTGTTTCGCCCCACACCGCGCTGGATGCTGCACGGCTGGCGCAGTTGGTTACTGCGTCGCTTTGGCGCCAAGGTCGGCGTGGGTTGCCGGATTGCGCCTACGTGCAGCATCTGGGCCCCGTGGAATTTGGAGATCGGCGATTACACCGCCATTGCTGACGGCGTGGATGTGTACGCCATGGCCAGGATCACCCTGGGTTCGAAGGTCGCCATCAGCCAGCGCAGCTTCCTGTGCACAGGCACCCACGATACCCGCAGCCTGCTGCGGCCCTTGGTGACGCGAGAAATCCTGATCAAGGACCACGTGTGGGTGGCTGCCGAGTCCTTTATCCATCCCGGCTGCGTGCTGGAGGAGGGCTGCGTGGTGGGGGCGCGATCAGTAGTCATCGCCAACCTGCCGGCCTGGATGATTTGCGTTGGTGCGCCGTGCCGACCCCTCAAACCGAGAGACATCACACTATGA
- a CDS encoding GDP-mannose mannosyl hydrolase, with product MWLDLSTFQTVVASTPLVAIDLVVRNRRGDVFLGLRVNRPAYGFWFVPGGRIQKNESLDSAFRRITLDELGRTFERASARLLGVFEHFYDDSVFANAGAGPDTHYVVLSYCLELDDDPTLQPPVEQHQHYRWWPQDELRFSPRVHKHTRAYF from the coding sequence ATGTGGCTTGATTTATCGACCTTCCAAACGGTCGTGGCATCGACGCCATTAGTGGCGATCGACCTGGTGGTGAGAAACCGCCGTGGCGATGTTTTTCTCGGCCTGCGCGTCAACCGGCCGGCCTATGGTTTCTGGTTCGTGCCCGGTGGGCGCATCCAGAAAAACGAAAGCCTGGACAGCGCTTTCCGGCGCATCACCCTGGATGAGTTGGGGCGCACATTCGAGCGCGCCAGTGCACGGCTGCTGGGGGTGTTCGAGCACTTTTACGATGACAGTGTCTTCGCCAACGCCGGGGCCGGGCCGGACACCCACTACGTGGTGCTCAGCTATTGCCTGGAGCTTGACGACGACCCAACGCTGCAGCCACCTGTCGAGCAACACCAGCATTACCGCTGGTGGCCGCAGGATGAGCTGCGCTTCAGTCCGCGAGTGCATAAACACACCCGTGCCTACTTCTGA
- the gmd gene encoding GDP-mannose 4,6-dehydratase: protein MNKVALITGITGQDGSYLAELLLEKGYTVHGLKRRSSSFNTQRIDHIYQDPQALHKNLILHYGDLADSSNLTRIIQQIQPDEIYNLGAQSHVAVSFDSPEYTADVDALGTLRILEAIRLLGLEKKTRFYQASTSELYGLVQETPQKETTPFYPRSPYAVAKLYAYWITVNFREAYGLYACNGILFNHESPRRGETFVTRKITRALANIALGLEPCLYMGNMDALRDWGHAKDYVRMQWMMLQQDSPEDFVIATGVQYSVRDFIRWSAAELGLGLRFVGEGVDEVAVVEHIDGDLAPGILVGDVIVRVDPRYFRPAEVETLLGDPSKAKRSLGWVPEITAQEMCAEMVREDLKIARRHALLRLHGHDAPIAVEN from the coding sequence ATGAATAAAGTCGCGCTTATCACCGGAATTACCGGTCAGGATGGCTCGTATCTGGCGGAACTGCTGCTGGAAAAAGGCTATACCGTGCACGGCCTCAAGCGACGTTCTTCGTCGTTCAATACGCAGCGTATCGATCACATTTACCAGGACCCGCAGGCCCTGCATAAAAACCTGATCCTGCACTATGGCGACCTGGCGGATTCGTCGAACCTGACGCGCATCATCCAGCAGATCCAGCCCGATGAGATCTATAACCTCGGTGCGCAATCCCACGTGGCGGTGAGCTTCGATTCGCCGGAATACACCGCCGATGTGGACGCCCTGGGCACCTTGCGCATTCTCGAAGCAATACGCCTGCTTGGCCTGGAAAAGAAGACCCGTTTCTACCAGGCCTCGACCTCCGAATTATACGGGCTGGTGCAGGAGACCCCGCAGAAGGAAACCACGCCGTTCTACCCGCGTTCGCCCTATGCCGTGGCCAAGCTGTACGCCTACTGGATCACCGTGAATTTCCGCGAGGCCTATGGGCTGTATGCGTGCAACGGGATTCTGTTCAATCACGAGTCGCCGCGTCGCGGTGAGACCTTCGTGACACGCAAGATCACCCGCGCCCTGGCCAACATCGCCCTGGGCCTGGAGCCGTGCCTGTACATGGGCAACATGGATGCCCTGCGCGATTGGGGGCATGCCAAGGATTACGTGCGCATGCAGTGGATGATGCTGCAACAGGACAGCCCCGAGGACTTTGTGATCGCCACCGGCGTGCAGTATTCGGTGCGTGATTTTATCCGCTGGTCGGCGGCGGAACTGGGACTGGGCTTGCGCTTTGTCGGTGAGGGCGTGGACGAGGTGGCGGTGGTCGAGCACATCGACGGCGACCTGGCGCCGGGCATCCTGGTGGGCGATGTGATTGTGCGCGTCGACCCGCGTTACTTCCGCCCGGCAGAAGTCGAGACGCTGCTCGGTGACCCGTCCAAGGCCAAACGCTCGCTCGGTTGGGTGCCTGAGATCACGGCGCAGGAAATGTGCGCGGAGATGGTCCGCGAAGACCTGAAGATCGCCCGGCGCCACGCCCTGTTGCGCCTGCACGGGCATGACGCACCGATTGCCGTGGAGAACTGA
- a CDS encoding polysaccharide biosynthesis/export family protein encodes MMRIFSVAAVAAALLQGCMFAPGQYMDTAALTEEGGAENSRVDLIPITPKLLAMDAATQVPYSIPAELLSYKPGPYLIGANDALYITVWDHPELTAPSGPQQQIDANGRLVNPDGKLFYPYVGPLVAKGRSIEALRNEITDKLRQYIDSPQVDVSVLRFASQRVVVTGAVAKAGPLPITTIPMSVMEAVSTSGIDPLNADLSNLTLTRGGKRYTLDLDTLNLEQSRLNDIYLKDGDQLYLAYNDRKRIYVMGEVMQPRALSFKTRSMNLSDVLGSVGGVNQNTSNADAIYVIRGAQNIAAEPAKVFQLEAASPSAMALATRFEVQPQDVVFVGPANITRWNRFISQLIPSATIVGIGASTQNNLSEVSNR; translated from the coding sequence ATGATGCGTATTTTTTCTGTTGCGGCCGTGGCCGCTGCATTGTTGCAAGGCTGCATGTTTGCCCCAGGCCAATATATGGATACCGCGGCGTTGACCGAGGAGGGCGGGGCTGAAAACAGTCGGGTGGATTTAATTCCTATCACGCCAAAGTTGCTCGCCATGGACGCGGCAACCCAAGTGCCTTATTCCATACCAGCGGAACTATTAAGTTATAAGCCTGGCCCCTATTTGATCGGCGCCAATGACGCGCTGTATATCACCGTGTGGGATCACCCTGAACTCACCGCACCTTCCGGTCCACAGCAGCAGATCGACGCCAACGGGCGGCTGGTCAACCCCGACGGCAAACTGTTTTACCCCTATGTGGGTCCGCTGGTCGCCAAGGGGCGTTCGATTGAAGCGCTGCGCAATGAGATCACTGACAAGTTGCGCCAATACATCGACAGCCCACAGGTAGACGTCAGCGTGCTGCGTTTTGCCAGCCAGCGCGTGGTGGTGACTGGCGCTGTCGCCAAGGCGGGGCCGCTGCCGATCACCACCATCCCGATGAGTGTGATGGAGGCTGTCTCCACGTCGGGGATCGACCCGCTGAATGCCGACCTGTCGAACCTGACGCTCACCCGTGGCGGCAAGCGCTACACCCTGGACCTCGACACGCTCAACCTGGAGCAGTCGCGCTTGAACGACATTTACCTCAAGGACGGCGACCAGCTGTACCTGGCCTACAACGACCGCAAACGCATCTATGTGATGGGCGAGGTCATGCAGCCGCGTGCGCTGAGCTTCAAGACCCGCAGCATGAACCTTTCCGACGTGCTCGGCTCGGTGGGTGGGGTCAACCAGAACACCTCCAACGCCGACGCCATCTATGTGATCCGCGGCGCGCAGAATATCGCGGCAGAGCCGGCCAAGGTGTTCCAGCTGGAAGCGGCTTCTCCTTCGGCCATGGCCCTGGCCACGCGCTTTGAGGTGCAGCCTCAGGATGTCGTGTTTGTCGGCCCCGCCAATATCACGCGCTGGAACCGCTTTATCAGCCAGTTGATCCCTTCCGCCACGATCGTCGGCATCGGCGCGTCCACTCAGAACAACCTGAGCGAAGTCAGCAACCGATAG
- a CDS encoding glycosyltransferase family 2 protein, with product MKRETVSVIILTYNESLHIARAIDSVRAFSDEVLVVDSFSTDNTCDIARSHGALVVQHPFINQAKQFQWALDHLPITGNWTLRLDADEIIEADLAAEINTRLPTLASDITGINFKRKHIFMGRWVRHGGRYPLKMLRLWRTGLGRMEDRWMDEHISVAEGRTITLEGGFADHNLHDLTFFTHKHNGYATREAIEVLNARLGLFAIRDELHTGQSSFQAKAKRLVKNRVYNRVPFTLSSTAYFLWRYIIQLGFLDGRSGLVYHLLQGYWYRFLVGAKVLELETAIAHLNDKDAIVRELSKLTGHNLNLPTPK from the coding sequence ATGAAGCGCGAAACCGTCAGCGTAATCATCCTCACCTACAACGAAAGCCTGCACATCGCCCGTGCCATCGATTCAGTGCGGGCCTTCAGTGATGAAGTGCTGGTGGTCGACTCATTCTCCACCGACAACACCTGCGACATCGCCCGCAGCCACGGCGCGCTGGTCGTGCAGCATCCATTCATCAACCAGGCCAAGCAGTTCCAGTGGGCGCTGGACCATTTGCCGATCACCGGCAATTGGACCCTGCGCCTGGACGCCGATGAAATCATTGAGGCTGACCTTGCCGCCGAGATCAACACGCGGCTGCCGACGTTGGCCAGCGATATCACCGGGATCAACTTCAAGCGCAAGCATATTTTCATGGGCCGCTGGGTGCGCCATGGCGGGCGTTACCCGTTGAAGATGCTGCGGTTGTGGCGCACCGGCCTGGGGCGCATGGAAGACCGTTGGATGGACGAGCACATTTCGGTGGCTGAGGGCCGCACGATCACCCTGGAGGGTGGGTTTGCCGACCATAACCTGCATGACTTGACGTTCTTCACCCACAAGCACAACGGCTACGCCACCCGTGAAGCGATTGAAGTGCTTAACGCACGGCTCGGGTTGTTCGCGATCCGCGATGAGCTGCATACGGGGCAGAGTTCGTTCCAGGCCAAGGCCAAGCGCCTGGTCAAGAACCGTGTGTATAACCGCGTGCCGTTCACCCTGAGTTCGACGGCGTATTTCTTGTGGCGCTACATCATCCAACTGGGGTTTCTCGATGGCCGCAGCGGCTTGGTCTATCACTTGCTGCAGGGCTATTGGTACCGCTTCCTGGTGGGCGCCAAGGTGCTCGAACTGGAAACCGCGATTGCTCATTTAAACGATAAGGACGCCATTGTCCGGGAACTTTCAAAGTTGACCGGACATAACTTGAACCTGCCCACACCGAAGTAA
- a CDS encoding capsule biosynthesis GfcC family protein, giving the protein MTRRTLTALVLLCSCASVSQAAMTVSGQVRNPGPIALQTGARLLEVITAAQPDAEGYWLGAAWLHQPLLEGQARLKAGVLFDLQTLHQAALAAGHVGRAAVAAQVYQQVQALPVTGRQLAVLDPVAVEVGFAPNLPVSEGDRLVYPPRPDSVRVLGAVAAACTLVFQPQQQARDYLVACPPSVEADADYLWLIQPDGQVTRLGIAPWNRKDGAAPAPGSTLLVPIRSDDLDPLTPELNQQLAEFLATQPLAEVTP; this is encoded by the coding sequence ATGACCCGTCGAACCCTCACGGCGCTGGTCCTGTTGTGCAGCTGTGCCAGTGTGAGCCAGGCCGCCATGACGGTCAGCGGCCAGGTACGCAACCCAGGCCCCATTGCGCTGCAAACCGGGGCACGCTTGTTGGAGGTGATCACGGCGGCGCAACCGGATGCCGAAGGCTATTGGCTGGGCGCTGCCTGGCTGCATCAACCGTTGCTTGAAGGTCAGGCGCGGCTCAAGGCCGGCGTGTTGTTTGACCTGCAAACCCTGCACCAGGCCGCGTTGGCGGCGGGGCACGTAGGTCGTGCCGCTGTTGCCGCGCAGGTGTATCAACAGGTGCAGGCCTTACCGGTGACCGGCCGCCAGTTGGCGGTGCTGGACCCGGTGGCGGTGGAGGTCGGTTTTGCGCCGAACCTGCCGGTCAGCGAGGGCGACCGCCTGGTGTACCCGCCGAGGCCTGACAGCGTGCGTGTGCTGGGCGCGGTGGCCGCGGCGTGCACCTTGGTATTTCAGCCACAACAGCAGGCGCGCGACTACCTCGTCGCGTGCCCGCCATCCGTGGAAGCGGACGCCGATTACCTGTGGCTGATCCAGCCCGACGGGCAGGTCACGCGTTTGGGCATTGCCCCCTGGAACCGCAAAGACGGCGCCGCCCCTGCGCCCGGCAGCACATTGTTGGTGCCGATTCGCAGCGATGACCTGGACCCGCTCACCCCTGAACTGAATCAGCAATTGGCCGAGTTTCTCGCCACCCAACCCCTGGCCGAGGTCACGCCTTGA
- a CDS encoding nitroreductase family protein, protein MKQLKRMMDKAWKLMFFISEFFRDMLMFIRHNGYSPLESRNKKLFYKILIETHTVEKGLSLKEPKPLFGKDKINGIIHMLNEYDRTYSALPLEMALGAFQGYLDLHRTLGVSDEFVFYLDAYVEHLKRDGTLGTGGIKRAAAWPGSGGLDAKAFLQSRSSCRMFQAGKIDSHLLTSLVELAQSSPSQCNRQSSRVHVYQDRAVIAQLLELQGGSRGFAQSVDNLFVVTSEVTAWGGAGQRNQLYVDGALFSMGLLLACHANGLGACPLNLAILNSVEKKIRSIGAIPASERLIMMIAVGLPLESHFRAARSPRRLTTEVLQLHGG, encoded by the coding sequence ATGAAACAGTTGAAACGCATGATGGATAAGGCGTGGAAGTTGATGTTTTTCATCAGCGAATTCTTTCGCGACATGCTCATGTTTATTCGCCACAACGGTTACTCGCCGCTGGAGAGCCGCAACAAGAAGCTGTTCTACAAGATCCTGATCGAAACCCACACTGTGGAAAAAGGCTTGTCCCTCAAGGAGCCCAAACCGCTGTTCGGCAAGGACAAGATCAACGGCATCATCCATATGCTCAACGAATACGATCGCACCTATTCGGCGTTGCCATTGGAGATGGCCCTCGGCGCTTTCCAGGGTTACCTCGACTTGCACCGCACCCTAGGCGTGAGCGACGAATTCGTGTTTTACCTGGATGCCTATGTTGAGCACCTCAAGCGCGACGGTACCCTCGGCACGGGCGGCATTAAGCGCGCCGCGGCGTGGCCGGGCAGTGGTGGGCTTGATGCCAAGGCATTCCTGCAATCACGCTCCAGTTGCCGGATGTTCCAGGCCGGCAAGATCGACAGCCACCTGCTGACGTCGCTGGTGGAGCTGGCGCAGTCGTCACCCTCGCAGTGCAATCGCCAGTCATCGCGAGTTCATGTGTACCAGGACCGTGCAGTGATCGCGCAGTTGCTTGAGCTGCAAGGTGGATCGCGCGGCTTTGCCCAGTCGGTGGACAACCTGTTTGTGGTCACCTCGGAAGTCACCGCCTGGGGCGGTGCCGGCCAACGCAACCAGCTTTACGTCGACGGCGCCCTGTTTTCTATGGGGCTTTTGTTGGCGTGCCACGCCAACGGCCTGGGTGCGTGTCCGCTGAACCTGGCGATCCTCAATTCGGTGGAAAAGAAAATCCGCAGCATCGGCGCCATTCCTGCCAGCGAGCGGCTGATCATGATGATCGCCGTGGGCCTACCCCTGGAGAGCCATTTCCGCGCCGCGCGTTCACCACGCAGGCTGACCACCGAAGTCCTGCAACTGCACGGAGGTTGA
- a CDS encoding glycosyltransferase WbuB, which produces MKILLYGINYSPELTGIGKYSGEQARWLAEQGHEVRVVTAPPYYPQWQVGEGYSPWRFRTEQDAGVTVIRCPLYVPRQPTALTRLLHLLSFSASSFLAVLGQLRWKPDLVMLVVPTLLCAPQALLLAKLSGARSVLHIQDYEVDAMFGLGIGGGSLLRRLAFGIERWLLRRFDRVSTISSGMLDKARGKGVNSKRLLFFPNWSETSRFRQVAHSHALVERLGVPPGARVLLYSGNIGEKQGLELILDAAQAHADRPELVFLVVGQGTGKARLLERVQRDGLRNVLFAPLQAYEDLPALLASADAHLVIQKRGVADAVLPSKLTNILAVGGNAIITADPDTTLGRLCQEHTGIAVLIEPESVAALNAGIERVLALPARNEVALNYAKEFLDKERILQRFLAQV; this is translated from the coding sequence ATGAAAATCCTTCTGTATGGCATCAATTACAGCCCGGAACTCACCGGTATCGGCAAGTACAGCGGTGAACAGGCACGCTGGTTGGCCGAGCAGGGGCATGAGGTGCGAGTGGTGACGGCGCCACCGTATTACCCACAGTGGCAGGTGGGCGAAGGGTATTCGCCGTGGCGCTTTCGCACCGAGCAGGACGCGGGCGTGACGGTGATTCGCTGCCCACTGTATGTGCCGCGCCAGCCCACCGCGTTGACCCGCCTGCTGCACCTGCTGAGCTTTTCCGCCAGCTCGTTTCTGGCGGTGCTGGGGCAACTGCGCTGGAAACCCGACCTGGTGATGCTGGTGGTGCCCACGCTGTTGTGCGCGCCCCAAGCGTTATTGCTGGCCAAGCTCAGCGGTGCACGGTCGGTGTTGCATATCCAGGATTATGAAGTGGATGCGATGTTCGGCCTGGGCATCGGCGGCGGTTCCTTGTTGCGGCGCCTGGCGTTTGGGATCGAGCGCTGGTTGCTGCGACGTTTTGATCGGGTCTCGACGATTTCCAGCGGCATGCTCGACAAGGCCCGTGGCAAAGGTGTGAACAGCAAGCGCCTGCTGTTTTTTCCCAATTGGTCGGAAACCTCGCGTTTTCGCCAAGTAGCGCACAGCCACGCTTTGGTTGAGCGCCTGGGTGTGCCGCCGGGAGCACGGGTGTTGTTGTACTCCGGCAACATCGGTGAGAAGCAGGGCTTGGAGCTGATCCTTGACGCCGCCCAGGCCCATGCCGATCGCCCGGAGCTGGTATTTCTGGTCGTCGGCCAGGGCACCGGCAAGGCGCGCTTGCTCGAACGGGTGCAGCGCGATGGCCTGCGCAATGTGCTGTTCGCGCCGTTGCAGGCCTACGAGGATTTACCGGCGCTGCTGGCCTCGGCCGATGCGCACCTGGTGATCCAGAAGCGCGGAGTGGCGGACGCGGTGTTGCCGTCCAAGCTCACCAACATCCTGGCGGTGGGTGGCAATGCAATTATCACCGCCGACCCAGACACCACACTCGGCCGCCTGTGCCAGGAACACACGGGCATTGCGGTGTTGATCGAGCCGGAATCCGTCGCGGCGCTGAACGCAGGAATCGAGCGGGTGCTGGCCTTGCCCGCGCGCAATGAGGTGGCGTTGAACTACGCCAAGGAGTTCCTCGACAAGGAACGCATTCTGCAACGCTTTCTGGCACAGGTTTGA
- a CDS encoding YjbF family lipoprotein encodes MNTLKIATYMGLAWLLGGCNPLMTASLDTFRAAVAGPAPLVLTQAQVDAVPFPQIKVTTVSGQGVMALIRQRGDLQFWVASGKQVLLMRDGLVVRTVGLGAELDGTHWQGQSPFQLGLHRVPDGYRSTRQIDWVGGYRMGIPLTSRMTRKGIETIEILDKPYALLRIDEDVEGAGFKARNRYWVDPADGFIVQSEQHLSPSLTLTITQLQPTRKDAR; translated from the coding sequence GTGAACACTCTTAAAATCGCTACTTACATGGGGTTGGCGTGGCTGCTGGGTGGCTGCAATCCGCTGATGACCGCCTCCCTCGACACGTTCAGGGCGGCCGTGGCCGGGCCCGCGCCGCTGGTGTTGACCCAGGCGCAGGTGGATGCCGTGCCGTTCCCGCAGATCAAGGTCACCACAGTGTCCGGCCAAGGGGTGATGGCGCTGATTCGCCAGCGCGGCGACCTGCAATTCTGGGTGGCGTCGGGCAAGCAGGTGCTGCTGATGCGTGACGGCCTGGTGGTGCGCACGGTTGGCCTCGGTGCCGAGCTGGATGGCACGCACTGGCAGGGGCAATCACCGTTTCAGCTGGGGTTGCACCGTGTGCCGGATGGCTATCGCAGTACGCGGCAAATCGATTGGGTGGGTGGCTATCGCATGGGTATCCCACTGACCAGTCGCATGACGCGCAAGGGCATCGAAACCATCGAGATTCTCGACAAACCCTATGCCTTGTTACGGATCGACGAAGACGTTGAAGGCGCTGGTTTTAAGGCGCGCAACCGTTACTGGGTCGACCCCGCCGACGGTTTTATTGTGCAGAGCGAGCAGCACCTTTCGCCCAGCCTGACCCTGACCATCACCCAGTTGCAACCCACCCGTAAGGACGCCCGATGA
- a CDS encoding mannose-1-phosphate guanylyltransferase/mannose-6-phosphate isomerase, translating into MLIPVIMAGGSGSRLWPLSRQLNPKQFLRLTDAHLSMLQQTITRLAGANVALPQLICNEQHRFLVAEQLRQLGMEQASILLEPVGRNTAPAIALAACKAVAEAEDPILLVLAADHLIEDIPAFHASLEVALPLARDGKLVTFGITPTSAHTGYGYIEQGAGVGEGGYRVKRFVEKPDAATAAQYVAGGEHYWNSGMFMFRASRYLEELEHFQPAILEACRVALEGGSQDLPFTRVHAATFATCPDDSIDYAVMEKTSDAVMVPLQAGWSDIGSWSALWEASAKDACGNVLRGDGLLLDSHNTYVHADSRLVATVGVQDLIIVETKDAVLVAHKDQVQQVKGIVDQLKQAGRHEHLNHREVYRPWGMYDSVDNGQRYQVKRITVKPGAKLSVQMHHHRAEHWIVVSGTARVTNGEQTYLVSENQSTYIPIGQVHALENPGVIPLELIEVQSGSYLGEDDIVRFEDKYGRT; encoded by the coding sequence ATGTTAATACCCGTGATCATGGCAGGCGGTTCGGGGTCGCGCCTGTGGCCGCTCTCGCGGCAACTGAACCCCAAGCAGTTCCTGCGCCTGACCGACGCGCACCTGTCGATGCTGCAGCAGACCATCACGCGACTTGCTGGTGCCAACGTGGCGTTGCCGCAGCTGATCTGCAACGAACAACACCGCTTTCTGGTGGCCGAGCAATTGCGCCAGCTGGGCATGGAACAGGCGAGCATCCTGCTCGAGCCCGTGGGGCGAAACACGGCGCCAGCCATCGCCCTGGCGGCGTGCAAGGCCGTCGCCGAGGCCGAGGACCCGATCCTGCTCGTGCTGGCGGCAGACCATTTGATCGAAGACATCCCGGCGTTTCATGCCAGCCTGGAAGTGGCACTGCCGCTGGCCAGGGACGGCAAGCTGGTGACCTTCGGCATCACGCCCACCAGCGCGCATACCGGCTACGGCTATATCGAGCAAGGTGCTGGGGTGGGCGAGGGCGGTTATCGGGTCAAGCGCTTCGTCGAGAAGCCGGACGCGGCCACGGCGGCGCAGTATGTGGCCGGCGGTGAGCATTACTGGAACAGCGGCATGTTCATGTTTCGCGCCAGCCGCTACCTAGAGGAGCTCGAACACTTCCAGCCGGCGATTCTCGAAGCCTGCCGCGTGGCACTGGAGGGCGGTAGCCAGGACCTGCCGTTTACCCGTGTGCATGCCGCGACCTTTGCCACGTGCCCGGACGACTCCATCGACTACGCCGTCATGGAAAAAACCAGTGACGCGGTGATGGTGCCGTTGCAGGCTGGCTGGAGCGATATTGGCTCATGGTCGGCGTTGTGGGAGGCCAGTGCAAAAGACGCCTGCGGCAATGTGTTGCGCGGCGATGGGTTGCTGCTGGATAGCCACAACACCTATGTCCACGCCGACAGCCGATTGGTCGCCACGGTTGGCGTGCAAGACCTGATCATCGTCGAGACCAAGGACGCCGTGCTGGTGGCCCACAAGGACCAGGTGCAGCAGGTCAAAGGCATCGTCGACCAGCTCAAGCAGGCCGGGCGGCATGAACACCTTAACCACCGTGAGGTATATCGGCCCTGGGGCATGTATGACTCGGTGGATAACGGCCAGCGTTACCAGGTCAAGCGCATCACCGTGAAGCCGGGGGCCAAGCTGTCGGTGCAGATGCATCACCACCGTGCTGAGCACTGGATCGTGGTCAGCGGCACGGCTCGGGTTACCAATGGCGAGCAGACTTACCTGGTCTCGGAAAACCAGTCGACCTATATCCCCATTGGCCAGGTGCACGCGCTGGAAAATCCGGGGGTGATCCCGTTGGAGTTGATTGAAGTGCAGTCGGGCTCCTACCTGGGTGAAGACGACATTGTGCGTTTTGAAGATAAGTACGGACGGACCTGA
- the fcl gene encoding GDP-L-fucose synthase gives MARDLDARIFVAGHRGMVGSAIVRRLWALGYTQILTAGRNELDLLDPAAVQAYFAKQRVDQVYLAAAKVGGIHANATYPADFIYQNLMIQANVIHAAHSHGVQHLLFLGSSCIYPVHAPQPMIEAVLLDGALEPTNEPYAVAKIAGIKLCESYNRQHGRDYRSVMPTNLYGPGDNYHPENSHVIAALLRRFHEATQRGDEEVVIWGSGRPRREFLHVDDMAAASVHVMELDAARYREQTQPMCSHLNVGTGMDCTIAELAQALVRVTGFQGRLRFDASKPDGAPRKLLDVSRINALGWEAYVPLEEGLRDAYNAYLAALEQPRGQ, from the coding sequence ATGGCACGTGATCTTGATGCGCGGATCTTTGTCGCCGGCCATCGTGGCATGGTCGGCTCGGCCATCGTGCGCCGGCTGTGGGCGCTGGGGTATACGCAGATCCTCACCGCCGGCCGCAATGAGCTGGACCTGCTCGACCCGGCGGCGGTGCAGGCGTATTTCGCCAAGCAGCGTGTGGACCAGGTGTACCTGGCGGCGGCCAAGGTGGGCGGGATTCATGCCAACGCGACTTACCCGGCGGATTTCATCTACCAGAACCTGATGATCCAGGCCAACGTGATCCATGCCGCCCACAGCCATGGCGTGCAGCACCTGTTGTTCCTCGGTTCGTCGTGCATTTACCCGGTGCATGCGCCGCAACCGATGATCGAGGCGGTGTTGTTAGATGGCGCGCTGGAACCCACCAACGAGCCTTATGCGGTGGCCAAGATTGCCGGGATCAAGCTGTGCGAGAGCTACAACCGCCAGCATGGCCGCGATTACCGCAGTGTGATGCCGACCAACCTGTACGGGCCGGGCGATAACTATCACCCGGAAAACAGCCATGTCATCGCAGCCTTGTTGCGGCGTTTCCATGAGGCGACCCAGCGCGGTGATGAGGAGGTGGTGATCTGGGGCAGTGGCCGGCCGCGACGTGAGTTTTTACATGTGGATGACATGGCGGCGGCCAGCGTGCATGTCATGGAACTCGACGCCGCGCGTTACCGCGAGCAGACCCAGCCAATGTGCTCGCACCTGAACGTCGGCACCGGAATGGATTGCACCATCGCCGAACTGGCCCAGGCCCTGGTACGCGTGACCGGCTTCCAGGGGCGTTTGCGCTTCGACGCCAGCAAGCCCGATGGCGCGCCACGCAAGTTGCTGGATGTGAGCCGTATCAATGCCCTTGGCTGGGAGGCCTACGTGCCGCTGGAGGAGGGCTTGCGCGACGCCTACAACGCTTATCTCGCGGCCCTCGAACAGCCTCGGGGCCAGTGA